In Danaus plexippus chromosome 17, MEX_DaPlex, whole genome shotgun sequence, one DNA window encodes the following:
- the LOC116771372 gene encoding death domain-associated protein 6-like, which translates to MSIVPDNVNSSDTEDDCVLESVTYVDQKCLDKHNFEYVYEENSLFAKFIEKCYDVENSRGMSKVINKILLKCYNESNPSFKKSAYFRELIEKSIILIETEPKNKFTHISRICDTLRSYAIRKRIKPITLATNIGDNNNKQTLKRKSSPDNNCKRPKILVSESDDVVLTEESNKINNNIVNNSDGDNSKLNLRSVSESFNGTEDNKLLVPTKVLEVNVIQESPQAERIKKIEKEIARCKSVIAKLDELEVDDDSVNSPYIRSEKLKAKIVSLYRELCELTGSSPVKKRQIHLKVVEGHPDGPVRCLEAFLNDNIGSDGDPPFPDFSDVVQCVSEANEKDKLGWTRPEILREARVLFTQCGRALQKRRQNREWQDLLHKVKLERCDTDPADSDPALLQRLEDNRRAAVKKESEILERYTMMQTAPSTAVSNQTQDFIKCDEDVDSCNETDVSRDISSCQEKPEDGDTSTSLQNSRIIDDLNKDEIKIKKEPEEEIEERLGELGDNYTLSIIEIENDPRVIIEISDSSGDEGS; encoded by the exons atgagTATAGTTCCTGACAATGTGAATTCGTCAGACACTGAAGATGATTgt gTGTTGGAGTCCGTTACTTACGTGGATCAAAAGTGCCTcgataaacataattttgaatatgtttacgaagaaaatagtttgtttgcaaaatttattgaaaaatgttaCGATGTTGAAAACTCTCGGGGCATGTCCAaagttatcaataaaatcttGTTGAAGTGCTACAATGAATCGAATCCGTCCTTTAAAAAATCAGCATATTTTAGGGAATTGATAGAAAAGTCAATTATTCTCATTGAAACTGAaccgaaaaataaatttactcatATAAGCCGCATCTGTGATACTCTGCGTTCTTACGCAATTAGGAAAAGGATTAAGCCTATAACATTAGCAACTAATATTGGTG ataacaataataaacaaacattaaaaaggaaaagttCCCctgataataattgtaaaagacCAAAGATTTTGGTCTCCGAATCTGATGATGTTGTATTAACCGAGGagagcaataaaataaataataatatagtgaaTAACAGTGACGGTGATAAttcgaaattaaatttaagaagtGTCAGCGAATCATTCAATGGTACAGAGGACAATAAACTTTTAGTACCAACAAAAGTATTGGAAGTTAATGTTATTCAAGAATCGCCGCAAGCTGAGAGAATCAAAAAGATCGAAAAAGAAATAGCTCGCTGTAAATCTGTCATAGCAAAGCTCGATGAACTAGAGGTCGACGACGACAGTGTGAACTCACCTTACATTAGGAGCGAAAA GCTTAAGGCTAAGATAGTTTCACTGTACCGGGAGCTGTGCGAACTAACCGGGAGCTCACCGGTTAAGAAACGGCAGATACATCTCAAGGTCGTGGAAGGTCATCCCGACGGTCCCGTGAGATGTTTGGAGGCCTTCCTCAACGATAACATAGGCAGTGACGGCGACCCGCCCTTCCCAGATTTCAGTGATGTAGTGCAGTGTGTGAGCGAAGCCAACGAAAAAGACAAACTCGGCTGGACGAGACCCGAAATACTCAGAGAAG CTCGCGTTTTATTCACACAATGCGGGCGCGCGCTTCAGAAGCGACGTCAGAATAGAGAGTGGCAGGACCTCTTGCACAAAGTGAAGCTGGAGCGCTGCGACACGGACCCCGCGGACAGCGATCCAGCGCTGTTACAGCGCTTAGAGGACAACAGACGGGCCGCTGTCAAGAAGGAATCGGAGATACTAGAAAG ATATACAATGATGCAGACAGCGCCATCTACCGCCGTTTCAAATCAAACACAGGATTTCATTAAATGTGATGAAGATGTTGACAGTTGTAATGAGACTGATGTATCCAGAGATATATCTTCATGTCAGGAAAAGCCAGAAGATGGCGACACATCTACAAGTTTGCAGAACAGCAGAATAAttgatgatttaaataaagatgagATCAAAATAAAGAAGGAGCCAGAAGAAGAGATAGAGGAGCGTCTTGGAGAGCTCGGCGATAACTACACTTTGAGCATCATTGAGATTGAAAATGACCCGCGTGTGATCATTGAAATATCTGACAGTTCGGGTGATGAGGGTAGTTGA
- the LOC116771313 gene encoding F-actin-capping protein subunit beta has translation MTEQQMDCALDLMRRLPPQQIEKNLTDLIDLVPSLCEDLLSSVDQPLKIAQDRSNGKDYLLCDYNRDGDSYRSPWSNTYDPPLEDGSMPSERLRKLEIEANHAFDQYREMYFEGGVSSVYLWDMDHGFAGVILIKKAGDGSQKIKGCWDSIHVVEVVEKSSGRNAHYKLTSTAMLWLQTNKEGSGTMNLGGSLTRQAEQDSAVSDVTPHIANIGRMVEDMENKIRNTLNDIYFGKTKDIVNGLRSTIPANVARQKAALQHDLAEVLLQRRQVARD, from the exons ACTTAATTGATCTAGTCCCAAGTTTGTGTGAAGATTTGTTGTCGTCCGTTGATCAGCCCTTGAAGATCGCTCAAGACCGAAGTAACGGGAAAGATTATCTTCTGTGCGATTACAATCGTGATGGAGACTCATATAGGTCGCCATGGTCAAATACTTACGACCCTCCTCTTGAGGATGGTTCAATGCCATCAGAGAGATTGAGGAAGTTGGAAATAGAAGCCAACCATGCCTTCGACCAGTACAGGGAAATGTATTTCGAGGGTGGCGTCAGTTCTGTCTATTTGTGGGATATGGATCATGGTTTTGCAG GTGTGATTCTAATCAAGAAGGCGGGAGATGGCTCCCAGAAGATCAAAGGGTGCTGGGACTCCATCCATGTGGTTGAAGTGGTTGAGAAAAGCTCTGGCCGGAATGCACACTACAAGCTTACTTCAACAGCCATGTTATGGCTTCAGACTAACAAAGAAGGCAGTGGGACTATGAATTTAGGCGGCAGTCTTACAAGACAG GCGGAGCAGGATTCAGCAGTGAGTGACGTCACCCCCCACATTGCTAACATCGGCCGCATGGTCGAGGATATGGAAAACAAGATCAGAAACACtcttaatgatatatattttg gTAAAACAAAGGACATCGTAAACGGTTTACGATCAACCATACCCGCTAACGTGGCCCGACAAAAGGCCGCCTTACAACACGACCTCGCTGAGGTGTTGTTGCAACGCCGGCAGGTGGCGCGCGACTGA
- the LOC116771123 gene encoding eukaryotic translation initiation factor 5A — protein sequence MGDIEDTHFETGDSGASATFPMQCSALRKNGFVMLKGRPCKIVEMSTSKTGKHGHAKVHLVGIDIFNGKKYEDICPSTHNMDVPHVKREDYQLTDISDDGYLTLMADNGDLREDLKIPDGDLGLQLRSDFDSGKELLCTVLKSCGEECVIAVKANTALDK from the exons ATGGGCGACATTGAAGACACACATTTTGAGACCGGGGACTCCGGTGCCTCAGCCACCTTCCCCATGCAATGCTCGGCCCTCCGCAAGAACGGGTTCGTGATGCTGAAAGGTCGCCCCTGCAAGATTGTAGAGATGTCCACCTCCAAGACCGGAAAACATGGTCACGCTAAAGTGCACTTGGTCGGCATAGATATATTCAATGGAAAGaa GTACGAGGACATCTGTCCGTCCACTCACAACATGGACGTGCCTCACGTCAAGCGCGAGGACTACCAGCTGACTGACATCTCCGACGACGGCTACCTCACATTGATGGCGGACAACGGGGACCTGCGCGAGGACCTCAAGATACCGGACGGAGACCTGGGCCTCCAGCTGAGGTCCGACTTCGACAGCGGCAAGGAACTGCTG TGCACCGTTCTGAAGTCTTGCGGCGAGGAGTGTGTGATCGCGGTGAAGGCAAACACGGCTCtcgacaaataa